The following is a genomic window from Chitinophaga caseinilytica.
TTTTCATGCTGGCCGCGCGCGGCTTCAATAACAAGGAAATCGCAGAACGGCTCAACCTGAGCCGGTATACCGTTGAAACCCACCGGAAAAATATCCGGTTAAAATTAAAAGTCAGGAATACCCCCGAGCTCGTGGCCCTCGCCAGGCAAATCGGCGTACAATAACCCCCTGACCCATACATGATTATCAACTTACATAAGTTCAATTTGTAATTTATAAAATCGCTACAACGCAAGTGCGGACGGGGCTTCGGCGGATAAAAATACCCAAGCTTGGGTATTTTCCGGCGTTGCAAACTCCACTAATTTAGTAGCCTGAAAAGAGAGATTCAGAGATACCGGAGTTCATTTGGATAGTTTTTTGAGAGGTAATACTTATCGCTATGATAACCGAAGAGAAGGCGTATGATATCCTGGCCCTGGACAATTCCGCCACACCCGAGGAGATAATTGCCAGATATCAGACATTAAAGGACCAGTACAGGAAAATCAAAGAAGAGACGGCCGACCTGAAAACCCAGTTGGCATACCAGCTTAAGCAGATAGAACTGGATGACGTATTCATATTTTTCCGGAACGTTCAAAAAATATAATCAAGATATATATTCCTGCATCGCCGAAAGATCGGCGTTGTGGGCGCATTCATTGTTTGTTAGCTTACAAAAGCCCTGACACCCGGTCTTGCATCCTCCTGTTTGGAAACCCACTTATGCAGCATCATGATGTTCCGGTAAAGGAATTTGATTACCTTCAGGTCCTCAATTTCTTTATACTATGGATAACATTATTTTGTATGTGCTCATTGCCCTGGCGGTCATCGTCGTGCTGTCATCGTTCGTAACGGTGCAGCAGGGAACGGTGGGCGTTACCACCATTTTCGGCAAGTACAACCGCCTCCTCACCCCAGGCCTTAATTTCAAGATCCCCATCATCGAAAAGGTCTTCAAACGCATCTCCATCCAGAACCGCTCCGTGGAACTGGAATTCCAGGCCATTACCGTAGACCAGGCCAATGTGTACTTCAAGGCCATGCTCCTGTATTCCGTGTATAACCAGGAAGAAGAGACCATCAAGAACGTAGCGTTCAAATTCATGGACGAACGCTCTTTCATGCAGGCACTGGTACGCACCATCGAAGGCTCCATCCGCGGGTTCGTAGCCACCAAGCGCCAGTCTGAAGTACTCGGCCTCCGCCGGGACATTACCGAGCACGTGAAAGAACAGATCGATCAAACCCTGGAACAATGGGGTTACCACCTGCAAGACCTCCAGATGAACGATATCACGTTCGACGAAGCGATCATGCGCTCCATGGCGCAGGTAGTAGCGTCCAACAACCTGAAGGCCGCCGCCGAAAACGAAGGTCAGGCCCTCCTCATCACCAAAACCAAAGCCGCCGAAGCCGATGGTAACGCTATCAAGATCGCCGCGGAAGCCGAGCGCCAGGCCGCACAACTCCGCGGTAAAGGCGTGGCCCTCTTCCGGGAAGAAGTGGCCAAGGGTATGAGCCTCGCCGCCCGCGAAATGCAACAGGCCAACATGGACACCTCCGTGATCCTGTTCTCCATGTGGGTAGAAGGCATCAAGAACTTCGCCGAAAACGGCAA
Proteins encoded in this region:
- a CDS encoding SPFH domain-containing protein encodes the protein MDNIILYVLIALAVIVVLSSFVTVQQGTVGVTTIFGKYNRLLTPGLNFKIPIIEKVFKRISIQNRSVELEFQAITVDQANVYFKAMLLYSVYNQEEETIKNVAFKFMDERSFMQALVRTIEGSIRGFVATKRQSEVLGLRRDITEHVKEQIDQTLEQWGYHLQDLQMNDITFDEAIMRSMAQVVASNNLKAAAENEGQALLITKTKAAEADGNAIKIAAEAERQAAQLRGKGVALFREEVAKGMSLAAREMQQANMDTSVILFSMWVEGIKNFAENGKGNVIFLDGSSEGMEKTMKQLMGLNQMMGPENMQFKK